From Malus sylvestris chromosome 1, drMalSylv7.2, whole genome shotgun sequence:
GAAAACCGTCTTGACCAGGGCCTTGTTTCCTCAGATATTTAAACCCGCCCCTACCCATTTTGTATTTAGAATATCTAGAACTATCCCGAGCCGCATGAACTCGCTCCGAACCGCAAGTTTAGGACttgtttgcccacccctagtttaAATTGGTAACCAAACTGGAGGAATAAGTTTTCACTTGCTCTCAAGCTGAAGTTGTTTCGAGTATTCAAAAAAGTTAAACCATGTCTAATTAGTAGGTTTGGCTTGGATGATTTCTATGATTGATTAAACATATGCATTACAACATCGggaaaatttttaatttcccCTTTCTTCTTCAATGTACACatcttttttttccccttttttcaaTCCTTCAAATCACTACTACATTTAACATTTAGTGTGCCGAACAAAAATTGGTCGCGCAAAGCTTATTATCGTCGCACAAGCGTATAAGCAACGAaaacttcgtcgcgcaaagatcGTGAAGAAAGACTTTGCATGACGAACAAAAACATTGGTCGCAGAAAATAAGGCGCGACGGTTCCGCATTCGTCGCACCAAAGTTTTAGGAACAAATATATTCATCTCACAAAATGCCAGGATACAACATGGGATGACTAATCTTCGTCGCGAAAATGCATTATCGCAAAAAAATATGCACGACGAAGCTATTCGTCGtgcaaaatttttttattttttttaaattttttttattttttttgttatggatttaattttgtaataaaataataaaataggaataaaaaaatgtaatgaagagaaaaataatttatttaaaataaaaataaaatgtatgtACAAGAAAAAGGTTTAAAAAGTAAGGgagtaaacaacaacaacaacaaagccttttcccattaagtggggtcggctatatgaatcctagaacgccattgcgctcggttttgtgtcatgtcctccgttagatccaagtactctaagtcttttcttagggtctcttccaaagttttcctaggtcttcctctaccccttcggccccgaacctctgttccgtagtcacatcttcgaaccggagcgtcagtaggccttctttgcacatgtccaaaccaccgtaaccgattttctctcatctttccttcaacttcggctactcctactttacctcggatatcctcattcacaatcttctcctttctcgtgtgcccacacatcccacgaagcatctttatctccgctacacccattttgtgtacgtgttgatgcttcaccgcccaacattctgtgccatacaacatcgctggccttattgccgtcctataaaattttcccttgagcttcagtgacctacgacgatcacacaacacgccggatgcactcttacacttcatccatccagcttgtattctatggttgagatctccatctaattctccgttctcttgcaagatagatcctaggtagcgaaaacggtcgctttttgtgatcgtcgctagattgctccggtcattagtgtggataagtatataaatggatagagataggaaagcaaacaccagatgtacgtggttcacccatattggctacgtccatgaaatagaggagttctcattaattgtgaagggtttacacaagtacataggttcaagctctcttttagcgagtacaagtgaatgatttagtacaaatgacattaggaaatattgtgggagaatgatctcgtaatcacgaaacttctaagttccggagtgtggtatcgtcttgacttgccttatctgtctcgtaggtagatgtggcatcttctctggaagtactcttcctccatccaggggtggtatctttaactggtggagatgcacaaggtaatgtatcaatttcacttgaagcttacttgtagtttcaggcttggtcaagcgcgatacaaaccatgtagtaggagtcctccaagtcgccgagctaggggatctgctgaaagaggtgacagacaaggtaagcaatcagagctccaagcaatcagtcccagatcagaactttgatttcgagttctggctgattgttcacattctccctatcttgcaggcagcatgaaggataaagagaagaaaaatgagaagagatgatatgggatacttttgcttttgaagaagtaactttccacaggcttattcttgaactgggctggagggttttctggtttcctccagagtataaggccgactgaagaatttgagggtcaaaacaagtccatcaaatctatagtacgttcgaccctgctgatatgggatacttttgcttttgacagagtagtggatgtatcggcacgtgtactgttacgcttgtctccacatgcttccttgtatccttctcacttgccctatatgttcctcaggcagatgcggtatcttccctggaagcataagatgttgaagatgagtactcgagagcaatgccaggtaagtaatcaagtaaggggttccaggcagtcagttcctaactggaagcttgattccaagtgctgactgattgctctctttctccttgtcttgtaggtaagaacaaggccaaaggaaaagacagggaaaaaacatgatatgggatactcttgcttttaaccctgatgatatgagatattcttgctctagtatagcttgtttgcagaggtattatcggggggaaagaaagctgaatatttcgaaaggcttctttgggagtgccctctcagatatgaggaagggttgagcatttttgcaagtctgcctgtctgttggggatggaggtcaacatatataggagtctccctaacaacaagtagtaatgctattcccttaccctgcttggtcataacacggtattgggagctgccagcttcacatgttttaactttgtcagagcactttgaaaaagtggtctgtggtatctggaaagctgatgttgcgtgtaaagattacagacaagctttatccaaggagatccggctcttgaagttgggaaagtggtgcctcttcggttttcgaacaagcaatcctgtcggagatctggctctcgagattcagagaacgatgccttttcgatttttgagaaagccatcctgctaggggtctggctctcgagattcgaagagcggtgtctctttgatttttgagaaagtaatcatgttaggagtctggctctcgagattcggagggcggtgcctcttcgattttggagcaagcagtcttgttgggagtgttttctcgaatgtgagaaaaggttgggcatgtttgctagtctatcttgccacgaagcacagaggttgacacacagggactttccaattatccagcagtggtactgttcctttacccttgtgggtaataatatggtagctagaccttcaaaatttatgtgtctaaactttgttagtgctgtttctttgctattcttttacccttcttggtcagagcggtgtagtgggagctgcaagcttcacgtgtctcaactttgtcagagaactttggcaaagttatctgtggtacccatgagctaatgttgcgtgtgggaagtgggtgattgaacagtaagatttatgtgctttctacttcaccagaaatcttcgacataatgcccataatttccgcaaagctgacaggtgctgacaaggctggaaaagtaggtgcctcttcgatttctgagatcagccctcgtggtttctgagcagcccagcttttgagaaagcaagcgcctcttcgatttctgagatcggccttcgtggtctttgagcagcccaacttttgagaaagcaaacgtctcgtggtctctaagcagcccaacttttgagaaagcaaacgcctcttcgatttctgaagctccgtcgagtgcagatttttatagaggctggcattaagttccaaagcacacttgaatctccaccaataGAAGCTCaattcttacacttctaagatcttgatttgtccgacctcttctctcttcaacacctttgaaaatgtctggcccctccgaccgtcgttttgacttgaaccttgttgaagaggcagccacgcattctctagacaacatatggcgcccatccttcgtctcccctactggtcctcttactgttggggattccgtgatgaagaatgatatgaccgctgcggtagtggccaggaaccttctcactcccaaagataacagactactttccaaacggtctgatgagttggctgttaaggattctctggctctcagtgttcagtgtgcaggttctgtgtctaacatggcccaaagcctatttgctcgaacccgccaagttaaatcattggagactgaagtgatgagtctcaaacaggagattagagggctcaagcatgagaataaacagttgcaccggctcgcacatgactatgctacaaacatgaagaggaagtttgaccagatgaaggaatctgatggtcaggttttacttgatcatcagagatttgtgggtttgttccaaaggcatttattgccttcgtcttctggggctgtaccgcgtaatgaagctccaaatgatcaacctctgctgcctcctccttctagggttctgtccagtactgaggctccaaatgatccccctctagtgcctgctctttctggggctctaccgactactgagacttctcctaagcaacctttgtgaaggctccctcttgtttgtttattttgactcatgtatatgtacatatttgagacttatcggggatatcaataaatagctttccttcatttcaacgtattgtgttgaatacaccaaagccttctaaGGGAGTAAACaactaagaaaaaaaaggtgGAATAATCTACGGGCTCATCGTTCCCATGCGGCTGGAAAGATTGGGACAAGAAGGCCTCTGGATTGAGGATGGGTTCAGAGGTCGAAGGGGCAGAGTTCTGGGCATGCTTAGGTTGGAAGGGCTCGGAAGTCGACAGGGGACGAATATCTAAGAGACGAATGCCGAACTGACTGAGGGTATGTACAATCAGTGAAATCTAGCTCTTATACGAGGTGAGCTCAGTCCTAAGGTCGATTACCTCTGCTGTCAAAGTTGTGACCTCGTCCTTTGACTGCGAGGTTGAATAGGCTATAGGTTCCCACTGTCGGGCATTCCCTATCCCCCTACAATATGTCCCCGACCTCCGACCGAAAGTTTTATCCAAGGTGTCTGTAAGGATCTGAAACCTTGCATCCTCGGGGGGATCCACAGACTCGATCGGAGTCTCGGGAGAAAGCTGGGAAGCGGACTCCTGAAGAACCAACTGCCTCTTCTTCATCATCGTCGCCTGTGTAATATAACATGAAATATGAATAATAACATTGAAATAATAACCATGATACTTGAATGCATAAGATAGTAATTACAATTGAAGAATACTTACATGAAGGGACTCGGCCAACTCATCCCCGGGTTAAACATAAACGTTTGCAAAGACATCGATCTCCGAGAATTTTGAACCCCCTGAATAGAACAAGATAAGAAAAACGTtagtacgaaaaaaaaaatattactgaCATATTAAAAACTGAATATGAAATGCTTTATTATTACCTGCCACCGTGCCTCCATCCTATATGAGAATGGCCTCGAACCCgaatggtggagaagagtcTTCTTTTCCTGATTAATCTTGTTGGCTTTCGCCTTCTTATGTTATACACAAAATAAATGTATTAGttgtaatttaaataaaatataaaaaattcaacaaacatTAGTAAGAAACGTATAATACTTTTAGACTAAATATAAAAAACGTACCACAAAGTCGAGCTCCTGAAAATGACTGCAAAGCCACACCCAATTTTCTTCCTGGTCCTGAAACTCCTTCAGGCAACCCTCATCAAGAGCGACCTGCAGATCATCAAATGTCTGAAAATATTGGTGCAGGTCACTCTTCTACTGCTTGTACAGTTCAGCAAAGAGCTTGTTGATGTACGCCAACATATTGTCGTTGATGTCGTCGAAATTGTAGTTCGTCTACAAtgtaacaaattaattacatacattaattaatataaatatataaacttTAAAGGAAAAGCAATAAAAAGTCAGGATACTTACTGACAAATAATCGTGCACCTTCGTCCTCACCTCGTCTGACATCGCCTTCCAAGATTTCCATTGCATAGGGCAATAGGTCCGAACAATGTGACAGATGCCATGGGCCAATGCGTTATACTGCTCCGCCGTTGGTGCAACCTAATGCCGATCGTCGTATTTGATCGTGATAAATTTATTCGTCACCCAGGTGACCTTTGCCGTCTTTAACTGGCGACAAGGTCCCCTGGTATTTTTCTTTgctaaaaaaaatgtcaaacaAATTGTACAAAGTAAACCGAAATTTCAGAAGAACCTCCCTTAAAGTTATAACATTTCCCAAACCCAGACATTGTAATGAATAATATATGATATCCAACAACAATTGCAACAACTGAATAAGCTAAATTTGGACTAAACGCACAATTGCAGTATGTACAAATTTTGATTGAACTTAATATATGAATAACTAAATTCACAAGTCAATAAAGGGAGTTATTTATCTTTACCTTGTTGTGACCCCGAGGATTCAGTAGTGGATAGGCGTACGGGAGCGGTAATGACCATGCCTGGCGCTAACAGGTAGCGCCATTGAAGAGGCTGATGATGCCGGTGCCTGGAGAACTGGGGACCAACTGGATCAACTGGATTAACCGGTTCGAGGTCCATTTCTGCTAGAGCAGTCGCGGCTGAAGTAGGAGGTGGGGGAATCGAACGAGGTGCAGTCGTCACCACCTTACGACTTCTAATAAGATGTGACATTTGCACAACTAGAAAAAAATTCACAATCACAATCCACAATCTCACAGAGAAGATGCAGAGCACATAACACCAAAGTGATCAGGGAAATAAACTCAGACCCAGTAGGCAACTTGGCAAATAtgaagcataaaccaaagaagGAGCAGGATAAATAAAAGGAATAACTATCCAAAACACCCTAAAAAGGTTTCGTTTAACCATAAAGACATTCAATTTTTAAAATACCAAGGTTGCCCTTGGAAGCCTTTAGACACAATTAAATAAGGAGACAAAACATGCAGCAGCCAGGACAATATGCAAAAAATTTCACATGAATTCACATGGCCTTCATTAAAAAGCAAAAAGAGcaacataaagttttagaagcaaaaagagcaacatatcaagttttagagaccttgagagaagaaagacAG
This genomic window contains:
- the LOC126582536 gene encoding uncharacterized protein LOC126582536 produces the protein MKCKSASGVLCDRRRSLKLKGKFYRTAIRPAMLYGTECWAVKHQHVHKMGVAEIKMLRGMCGHTRKEKIVNEDIRGKVGVAEVEGKMRENRLRWFGHVQRRPTDAPVRRCDYGTEVRGRRGRGRPRKTLEETLRKDLEYLDLTEDMTQNRAQWRSRIHIADPT